One window of Leopardus geoffroyi isolate Oge1 chromosome B3, O.geoffroyi_Oge1_pat1.0, whole genome shotgun sequence genomic DNA carries:
- the STARD5 gene encoding stAR-related lipid transfer protein 5, producing the protein MDPALAAQMGEAVAEKMLQYRRDKSGWKICREANGVSVSWRPSMEFPGNLYRGEGIVNGTPEKVWGCVKPLAGTLRDQWDENVSSFEIIESITEMLCVSRTATPSAAMKLISPRDFVDLVLVKKYEDGTLSSNAVNVEHPSCPPRPGYVRGFNHPCGCFCEPLPGEPDRTHLVTFFQTDLSGYLPRSVVDSFFPRSMAGFYANLEKAVKKFYS; encoded by the exons ATGGACCCGGCGCTGGCCGCGCAGATGGGCGAGGCGGTGGCGGAGAAGATGCTCCAGTACCGGCGAGACAAGTCAGGATGGAAAATTTGCCGGGAAGCC AATGGAGTCTCGGTTTCCTGGAGGCCATCTATGGAGTTTCCAGGGAACCT GTACCGGGGAGAAGGCATCGTGAATGGGACACCAGAGAAGGTGTGGGGCTGCGTTAAGCCACTTGCTGGGACCCTGCGAGACCAGTGGGATGAGAATGTGAGCAGCTTTGAAATTATCGAAAGCATCACGGAG ATGCTGTGTGTCAGCAGAACCGCCACCCCCTCGGCCGCCATGAAGCTCATTTCCCCCAGAGATTTCGTGGACTTGGTGTTGGTCAAGAAGTACGAGGATGGGACTCTCAGCTCCAACG CTGTCAACGTGGAACATCCGTCGTGCCCCCCGAGGCCGGGGTACGTGAGAGGATTCAACCACCCTTGTGGCTGCTTCTGTGAACCTCTGCCCGG GGAGCCCGACCGGACCCACCTGGTCACATTCTTCCAGACTGACCTCAGCGGGTACCTCCCACGGAGTGTGGTGGACTCCTTCTTCCCCCGCAGCATGGCTGGCTTCTACGCCAACCTGGAGAAAGCCGTGAAGAAATTCTACAGCTGA